Within the Mustela lutreola isolate mMusLut2 chromosome 2, mMusLut2.pri, whole genome shotgun sequence genome, the region TTTTTAGACCGGCTCCCTGTACACACGCGGTGCTTTGACTTTGAACTCCTTTTCCCAGACAATGGCTTTGAGAATCGGCACAAACCCCTTAGCAAAGGGACAGCAGGGGACAGCCTCCGGCCCCTGACGTCCCTGGGCGCAACTCCTCTGACGGACTCAGCTGACGGACAGCCACGGTGCCGAGGGTCCTGCTGGGGTGTGCATGGCCTCCGGGGACCCAGGAAGGATGCTGTGCGCGCGGGACGGCTTACCTGTGTCCTGCAGAGGCTTGAAGCACCAGGGCACTCCGTGGATGCTGGAGTCGAAGCAGCAGCCCCGATTGGTGCACTGCTCGGAGCTGATCTCGGGATAGCCGCAGTCCACCCTGTCCTTGGCCGGCACCTCACACAGGTTCGTCGCTGTCCCAGAGAGCACCCGGTCAGCGCCGGAGGCTGGCTGACCCCGGTGGGTCCGCTGACCTCAGCTGGCCAGCGCACAGCCTCCCCCGCTTCCCAGCTCAGAGCACGtgacccccaccctcaccccaacGCCTGCTTGAGGAGGTCACTCTTCCCGTGTTGCCCACGGGAGCTCTGGCCTCTGCCGGGGGCCCCTGGCACTGTGGACCCCCAGTGTCCCATCAGGGGTCCACGGGCAGGAACCAGGGACCCTCTGGGGGTCACCGAACCCACAAATGAAGTTCCCCTTCACTGTTTCATCTCTGCCTCCTTAAACACACCGTTTTAAGACACACACTCAGAACAGAAAACCACAGCGTGTGCTGTTCTCCCTCCTTCCCGTGGCTCCCTGTCCCCCAGCTGCTGCTGTGCACCGTCGTCCCGGCACAGCCTTCTGGCCGCAACACTTGCTTTTGAAGCCTACGTTGTCTCAAGTGCTGCGGTGTTTCCCTCATCACCTAACGGGATTTTCcttaggaaaacagaaaccacaggGAACCCCGACgtcctctcctgcccctgccaCTCGCTAAGTCCTCACTCCCGGGGTTCCCGAACCTCCCTAGTGCCGGGATCCCAGATTCGCCGTGGCGTGGGGGCCCCGTCCCGGGCTGCAGGATGTGCCAAGCCGTCCGGGGGACTCTGGCGGGCACCCTGCCTGGGAACCCCAGGCCGCCTTTGGCACCTGATAAGAGCCGCACCCTAATTTCTTCGAATGAGGGTGGATGGGACAGCCACACCCCCTCCAGCAGGTGCAGGGCCAGGGCTAAGTGGAAATGGGCCATTTGTGCTGAAAATACTCTGGAAGAGACCGggttcatcaggctctctgtttggtaAATGTGCCAACACGGTGCGCCAAGACCTTTCTGGTAATTCAGAAACCCGCGCCAAGAAGGCGATGGGGTGAGAAGGGTCGGCCACAGCCGCCAGCCAGGCCAGGCAGACCTGGGCTCTAACCTGCTTCTGGCACCACCTGGGAAGGTCGCCTGCAGTCAGTGACTAACTTtcagagcctctgtttccttatctgtaaaatgggaacagcgAGACCCAGTTTGCGGGGCTACTGGGAGGAACCGTGTGCGTCTGGTAAATGGCCATTACTAAGTAACGTGGGGGGTCTGGTCACCTTCCTCAAGCCTCCCCACGGCCCCCCGAGCCTGGATCTTGGGTCTCTTCTTATCCTACTCCATTCCCTGTCTGCGACCAGCGCCCTCCTGCCTACGGCGTGGGGAGGAAGTCAGAGCAGTACTCACACAGGCCCTCGTATGCCGCTGCCCTGTTGGAGGACCCCAGGACCAGGACCACCACCAGCAGCCAGAGCGCTCTGGCCTCCATGGTCACAGGCAGGCGGGCTCTGGGGACCCTTCTACTCGGAGAACCTGCCGTGACAGCCGAGAAGATGCATTTATACCCCCGTGTTTGCACAGGCACTCTGGCTTCTGTTTGCTTGGGGACGGCCCTCCCCTCTGGCTCCGACCACACCTACTTTCCCTGCACAGGACTGAAAAGCCCCCAGCGGCTCGTCCTCCTGAAGGGGAACGGGGCAGCCTGACGCCACCGCCGCGGTAGCACGTCAGCCAGCGGGGAGGCCAGACTCCAGTCTCCAGATTAATGCTCCTCTCCAGGGGCAGGGCTGTTCGTCCCAGGCTTGCCTGGCCTGGGGCAGAGGACAGAGGCTCGGCGTGGGGCTGGCTGGCAGCCAGAAACCCAGCCAGGATCAGTCTAGAAGGCTCCCTCCTTAGTGACCACAGAGCCCAGAATCCCTGACGGCCTTGGGGACTGAAACTGCGGGTCCCCCCCGCGGGTGAGGCCCGCTGTGCGCACAGACCTCCTTCCTCCCTCGTAATTCTTCAAAATCCTGCCCTTTCTGTTTGTATTGTCAATGACAAGACTTCTTTTCGTCATTAAGTACACTTTCATAAATGTATTCCATAAACTTATTCCATATTTTAACAAAACTGAGGGTGATAAATTGCAATATTTTGATAAAAAGAGAAGACACGCAGTAGGTTTTTGAAGATCAGACAACCCAAAAAAGCCCTCCCTGCCCAGAGGTGCGTGTGGGATGTGCGTTTAACACTTTCTTAGGTATCTTTCCAGAAACGTTCTCTCTAGATCTAAGCACGTTTTTTACCCAAATGAGAACTCACTAGACATCTTTActtagcttcctttttttttttctttctcaatgaaGGTTGTATCCTGGACATGACTTTATAACAGCCTGTCAGCGACGTGGGGATAGTTACGCCCATCGTCCAGGCGAATCAACTAAGGCTCACAATGCAGGGTGCCTGTCAGGGTCTCCTCTCGTGGGTCTGGCAGAGCCGGGATCCTGGGAGCTGTGTAGGACCCAGAAGCAGGTGCACCCGTCTGGTCACCTCAGCCCCCCATGGAGCTGCAGGGCTGGAGAGGTCCTAAGCCCCTGCAGATTGTCCACAAAGCTGTCTCCACCCACCGACTGAGGGGGTCTGCCTGCACACGCATTGGCAAGGAGGGTTGGGTCCCACCTGTGACCGCCCAGCCCTCACCCTCGGGGAACCCACCCCAGGCGACCCTCACCCTCTGCTTTGCTCCCCGCTTCCAAGACAAGTGCAGGCTGGAGACAGGAATGTCTGTGTTGTTTCCCAGGCTTTGCTTTGCTCCCAGAAGGAGAGCGTGTCTCCAAGCTAACAGACGGCACAAGTTCTGTTACGAAAAGTGCATCGTAGAGAAAGTCCCTGGGAGCCATTCCTGGACAGACTCTGCCTTCCCAGCCCCCACACTGTCCTCAGGCTCGGCCGGGTTGCGGGGCTGAGCCAGGCTCCAGGAAAGTGCAAATGCCCCGGAATCGGGGCTGCTGGAGGTCCCTGGTTTCCACCTGGCCTCTCCTGGGGAGCTGCCCCCGGCCTACCTAGCCTGGGCAGGCCTTTCCGATGAACGCTGGCGAAGCCAGCACCCAGAGCCACCACCATGGGGGAAACTCAGCGGGATGTCAGCGGAGCCCGGGGTTCTCGCTGAGGTGACAGATCCCTGCCCTTGAAGAGTCCCCCATGAGGAGACCGGTTCATTTTGGGATTCTGATGGGAAGCTGAAGGTTTGGCCCGAGTCCCTTGACcacccatgcctcagtttccccgcctgTCCCAGAATGCCTCACTCACAGGGCTGTACGAGCAGGTAATGCAGAGCTGCGTCAGGCATCTGCCGGGGGTGGCCAGCAGCTGTGGCCAGAGAGGGTCGAGAGCCCTGGGTCTGGTAGGGCCACCGTGGTCTAGTGTCCACGGCAGAAGAGTGGGGGCTGCCGGCCGGAGACAGCACGGATTCTCAGAGGACAGTGGGCTTGAGCTGGCCCCAGGGACTACAGCGCTGGGTAAACGTTTGTGGGGGCTGGGGGTTGTCCTGTGcattcctcctctctgtcctgcTGAAGGATGGGGCCCAAGGAGCCCCCCTGCCTTCCGGAGCTCACGGGCCTGTGGCCTCCCCTAGCCTCCAGCTCCTCTGGGCAGCGCAGGGGGGACGTTCATCTTCCAGGAATGAAAGAAAGCTAGGGCAGGAGCTGCAGCCCAGGACTGGCCCCAGCCCTACCCTGACAAGGAGCTGCCCTCGTGCCCAGAATCTAGGGTGAGCGCGCTCTGGCCCCTGCTGGGggtcctctccttcctctgccgcTGTCTCCCTGGCCACGTGTCTGGACTGTCCTGGGATCCCTCCCCTGCGAATCTCGCTGCCCCGGGCTTTGTGTGCCGGTgtcccagggaaggggaggttCTCCCAGATGGCTGCGAGCAGTGGGCGGTCTGGCCCCGAGTGCTGGGGCAGCAAACTCCCCCCTGCAGAGGGCATGGCCGTTGGCGCGTATATGCCACAAGCAGGGACTGAGCGTGGATCAAGGGCGGGACGCTACTATGGGACCCTAAGGATGCCGGGAAGAACCCAGGGGCCAGCTAGGACATGTGGACAGTGGTGGAGTGGTAAGGGCCAGTGGGACGCCGGCCAACAGGTTTCTTGTTGGGAGTAGGAGTTCACAGACGGGTGAGGGTCTGCGTGTGTCCCAGGAGGGCACGGCTGACTCAGCCAAACACAAGAGTCGACATGGCCTACGCGGGCTTAGAGATGCCGAGTCTCCTCTCACTGTCACTCTGGGGTCTTCAAgccagcagagagccggatggggaAATACAGAGTCAGGTTAATCGGTGCACCTGGGCCAGCCCTGGGCTCACACCCCCCGGCATTATTGACCATCCGTCAGACGCTCTGCAGCTGCCCTGGGTGTGGGCCCCTCGCTCTCTGCTCTGCACAGAATTTCCTCCTGCTTCCTGGAGAGGGGCTTTCAGAGCCTTCCTGGAGGCTCCTGTCCTTGGCAAGGGTTTGTGCTGAGGACCACTGGGGGAGGGTAGATCTGTGCCGATGAGTCCCCCACCTGAtctgggggaggacagagggtgaGTCAGAACAGAGGCCATGACAGACATGGAGCGTGTGTCTCCCGCCCCCTGACAAATACTGGGCCAGTGTCTGTCCTACTATATCCGGGGGCATGCGACAGCCCCTGGGTGTTCTGGAGGAACCAGTGTCTAGCCCGGAGCCTACTGCAGTGGTTTCAGCCACAGGAGGGCTAACCCCAGAGCTCCTCGGAGTCTGGGGCTGTTGTATCAGCCCAGCTGCTATTACAACAAGGAAAGTTTCCCAGGAATAAGGGAGCCGATGACCAGGACACCGAGAGAGATAAGTCAGAACTAAACAGAACTGACAGCCGGGGAGCAGATGTGCCTGGGGGCACCAGGCCCTGCACGGGCAGCCCCGCCTTTCAGACCCGGATGGGCCTTTCTGGTGCAGCTGGACCAGCTCCAGGAGGAAGCCCCGGCTCTGGCAGTTGCCCTGACACAGAAGGCGGAGACGCCCCCGACGTGCACCTGTCGCTTGCCAGCCCTTGGCGCGGCCCAAGCCGTGTCCCAGGAGGACAGCCAGGGAAGGCGGAAGATGGCCCTCCGCCAGCCACAGCGCTCGTCCCTGTGAAGCCAGCCTTTGTCACCGAGCGACTTCCCAGGGGTGCGGGAATGGACAGTGTCCTCCCCAAAGTCGTTGTCTTTCCTGAAACCGCCGAGCATGGTTTATTTGGAATTGGGCTGCAGCAAGCgtgattatttaaataaagatgAGGTTGGACTGGAGTGCGGTGGCCCATAATCCAATTTGAATGTCCCTGTAGTGTCCCTATAGGGACAGAAATGCAGAGACACGGGGAGACAGCATGTGACAATggaggcctgggctggggtgACGCACAGAGGGCCAAGGAACGCCAAGGACTGCCTGGGTCAAGGGGTACTGGAGAGAGGAGGGACCCTCCCCCGGCGTCCCGGGAGGGGTGCAGCTTACACCCgttcatttcagacttctggcccccAGACTGCGAGGGAAGAGGTCTCGCCGCTGGGACCACCTAGTTCAATGGCCTTTGCTCCCCTCAAGGGACCTCTAGCTCTGGGACTGACCTTCGTTTGCATCTTCTCACAATGGGGAGGAAAGCACAGAGTCAGAGGCCGGGAGGGCCTGGAGGGCTTGTGTCCCGGGACCCACCTTCCCTTTCCCACCCCGACTGGGCTTTCCGGGACCTCCGCCTAGGGCTCGGTGCCCCTGCACCTGGGACCCTGTCCACCCTGCCGGCCCCAGCCCCGGGCTTCCACCCCGTCCTGGGCCTGTCTTTGTCCTCCCTGGTCACCTTCGATCTCTGGTCTCTACAGATCGCTGGCCATAGGTGATCAATCACC harbors:
- the TFF3 gene encoding trefoil factor 3 produces the protein MEARALWLLVVVLVLGSSNRAAAYEGLSTNLCEVPAKDRVDCGYPEISSEQCTNRGCCFDSSIHGVPWCFKPLQDTECRF